A region from the Arachis ipaensis cultivar K30076 chromosome B01, Araip1.1, whole genome shotgun sequence genome encodes:
- the LOC107638956 gene encoding COBRA-like protein 7 produces MASHYFLSCFISSVAVLSIILIQTTPFSTAQSASCNGILVSYAYTGGTRLPPNVSDAAKQPYRFESTLTVLNNGLDDLKSWKVFVKFQHNEFLVSASGAVLADGTTLPAAVGNGTIFAGYPMTDLKTAVETAGDLTQMQVQIDLVGTVFGVAPPTVPLPSSINLANDGFICKKPTGQGKNVSNVCCTKDPKFKTNITIDDEFLPRQDGDLSIMYDVIRTYDSNYWAEVTIANHNPLGRLDNWKLSWDWMNDEFIYSMKGAYPYVVDASDCVFGKQGTFYKELDFANVLNCERRPTIIDLPPTKFNDTDLGKIPFCCRNGTILPPSMDPSKSVSKFQMQVFKMPPALNRSQLSPPQNWKINGTLNPTYKCGPPVRVSPSENPDPSGLPSNKTVMASWQVVCNITKPKGATSKCCVSFSAYYNDSVIPCKTCACGCPSNTARTCSTTAQAMFLPPEALLVPFDNRTAKAVAWADLKHLPVPKPMPCSDNCGVSINWHVYTDYTKGWSARVTLFNWGDTNFADWFAAVQMDKAAAGFEKMYSFNATALDGVNNNTILMQGLPGLNYLVAEADGANPLNDPRVPGKQQSVISFTKKTTPGIDVAHRDGFPTKVFFNGEECSLPSVYPTSSGFREVLSWKTSIVLSLLLVILMR; encoded by the exons ATGGCATCGCACTACTTCCTTAGCTGCTTTATCAGCAGCGTCGCCGTTCTATCCATCATATTGATTCAAACGACGCCGTTTTCTACGGCCCAGTCAGCATCCTGTAACGGCATACTCGTCTCCTACGCCTACACCGGCGGGACGCGCCTCCCGCCCAATGTCTCCGATGCGGCCAAGCAACCGTACCGGTTCGAGTCCACGCTCACTGTTCTCAACAACGGCCTCGACGACCTCAAGTCATGGAAGGTCTTCGTCAAGTTCCAGCACAATGAGTTCCTCGTCTCTGCCTCCGGCGCCGTCCTCGCCGACGGCACCACTCTCCCCGCCGCTGTCGGTAACGGCACCATCTTCGCTGGATATCCTATGACTGACCTCAAGACTGCGGTGGAAACCGCCGGCGACTTGACGCAGATGCAGGTCCAGATCGATCTCGTTGGCACTGTTTTTGGAGTGGCGCCGCCCACTGTTCCTCTTCCTTCCTCCATCAATCTCGCCAACGATGGATTCATCTGTAAGAAGCCAACTGGTCAAG GGAAGAATGTGAGTAATGTGTGTTGCACAAAGGATCCGAAGTTCAAAACGAACATAACCATAGATGATGAGTTCCTTCCCCGTCAAGATGGTGATCTATCAATCATGTATGATGTGATTAGAACTTATGATTCCAATTACTGGGCTGAGGTTACCATTGCAAACCATAACCCTCTAGGTCGTCTTGACAATTGGAAATTGAGCTGGGATTGGATGAATGATGAGTTCATATACTCAATGAAAGGGGCTTATCCTTATGTTGTGGATGCTTCTGATTGTGTCTTTGGTAAGCAAGGGACATTCTACAAGGAGCTTGACTTTGCCAATGTCTTGAATTGTGAGAGAAGGCCAACCATCATTGATCTTCCTCCCACCAAGTTCAACGATACGGATCTTGGTAAGATCCCTTTTTGCTGCAGGAATGGTACTATATTGCCGCCCTCGATGGACCCCAGCAAATCCGTTTCGAAATTTCAGATGCAGGTTTTCAAGATGCCGCCCGCTCTCAATCGCTCTCAGCTTTCCCCGCCACAGAACTGGAAGATAAATGGCACCCTCAACCCAACTTACAAGTGTGGCCCTCCCGTGAGAGTGAGTCCTAGTGAAAATCCGGATCCATCGGGCTTGCCGTCGAACAAGACAGTGATGGCAAGTTGGCAGGTTGTGTGCAACATAACGAAGCCCAAGGGAGCAACCAGCAAATGCTGTGTCTCATTTTCAGCATATTACAATGATTCGGTTATACCTTGCAAAACATGTGCCTGTGGATGCCCCAGTAACACTGCAAGAACATGTAGTACTACTGCACAGGCTATGTTCCTTCCACCAGAGGCACTTCTTGTTCCTTTTGATAACCGAACTGCGAAAGCTGTTGCTTGGGCTGATCTGAAGCATCTACCGGTTCCGAAACCAATGCCATGTAGTGACAACTGTGGTGTAAGCATTAACTGGCATGTATACACAGACTACACTAAAGGGTGGAGTGCAAGAGTCACTCTTTTCAACTGGGGTGACACTAATTTCGCAGATTGGTTTGCTGCAGTGCAAATGGATAAAGCAGCTGCAGGTTTTGAGAAAATGTATTCATTCAATGCAACCGCCCTAGACGGTGTAAACAATAATACCATATTGATGCAAGGTTTGCCAGGACTGAACTACCTTGTCGCGGAAGCAGATGGTGCCAACCCTCTTAACGATCCTAGGGTGCCTGGTAAACAACAATCAGTAATCTCATTCACCAAGAAAACTACCCCAGGAATTGATGTTGCTCATAGAGATGGGTTTCCCACTAAAGTGTTCTTCAATGGCGAGGAATGTTCACTTCCTTCGGTGTATCCAACGAGTAGTGGATTCAGGGAGGTCTTGTCCTGGAAAACTTCTATCGTTCTGTCTCTGTTGCTGGTTATCTTGATGCGGTAG
- the LOC107614654 gene encoding ADP,ATP carrier protein ER-ANT1, translating into MVKSSQYERFSKDFVMGGVAAIISKSAAAPIERVKLLLQNQAEMIKRGQLKKPYRYAFNFAFKGYFKSIFGQSKERDGYIKWFAGNVASGSAAGATTSLLLYHLDYARTRLGTDALECRATGQRQFKGLVDVYRKTLLSDGVVGLYRGFGVSIVGITMYRGMYFGIYDTVKPIILVGPFEGNFFASFFLGWSITTSAGVCAYPFDTLRRRMMLTSGQPNKYYNARHAFREIVRQEGFLALFRGVTANMLLGVAGAGVLAGYDQLNCFSSRH; encoded by the exons ATGGTGAAATCATCACAATATGAAAGATTCTCAAAGGATTTTGTAATGGGAGGGGTAGCAGCAATCATATCGAAGAGTGCCGCGGCACCAATCGAGAGAGTGAAACTTCTATTGCAAAACCAAGCTGAAATGATTAAAAGAGGGCAACTCAAGAAACCATACAGGTAT GCTTTCAATTTTGCATTCAAAGGTTACTTCAAAAGCATTTTTGGGCAATCCAAAGAGAGAGATGGGTACATTAAGTGGTTTGCTGGAAATGTGGCTTCAGGAAGTGCCGCGGGAGCAACTACTTCACTGCTTCTTTATCATTTAGATTATGCACGAACACGATTGGGCACTGATGCATTGGAGTGTCGTGCTACCGGTCAGCGCCAGTTTAAGGGGCTAGTTGATGTGTACCGTAAAACCTTGTTAAGTGATGGAGTTGTTGGCTTATACAGGGGATTTGGGGTGTCAATAGTGGGAATCACAATGTACCGAGGGATGTACTTCGGGATCTATGACACCGTGAAGCCTATCATTTTAGTTGGGCCTTTCGAG GGAAATTTCTTTGCTAGTTTCTTCTTAGGTTGGAGCATTACAACATCAGCAGGGGTTTGTGCATACCCGTTTGACACACTGCGTCGGAGAATGATGCTAACATCTGGACAACCAAACAAGTATTATAACGCAAGGCATGCATTTCGTGAGATTGTTCGTCAAGAGGGTTTTTTAGCTCTATTCCGAGGTGTTACCGCAAATATGCTTCTTGGTGTCGCAGGAGCTGGGGTGCTTGCTGGATATGATCAGCTCAACTGCTTCTCATCTAGGCACTAG
- the LOC107614663 gene encoding leucine-rich repeat extensin-like protein 6: MRWSLVAVFLLNTLLLRVAMSDQHLKATSREQIQCMQCSTCNNPCNQPHSPPPPSPPPPASTNNCPPPPSSAGTYYYYPPPPPAQYVYSSPPPPASSGGGGGGGGGGIYYYPPPSNRNYPMPPPPNPIVPYFPFYYYNPPAASTSTAAPRRGSWSVLAGSLCWGVVMLLV; encoded by the coding sequence atgAGGTGGAGTCTAGTGGCAGTGTTCCTCCTTAACACACTTCTCTTGCGTGTCGCAATGTCAGATCAACACCTAAAAGCTACGTCTCGCGAGCAGATCCAGTGTATGCAGTGCTCCACCTGCAACAACCCATGCAACCAACCTCATTCACCGCCTCCACCCTCGCCGCCGCCACCTGCCTCCACCAACAACTGCCCTCCCCCTCCTTCCTCCGCCGGCACTTATTACTACTACCCTCCTCCGCCACCTGCTCAGTATGTGTACTCATCACCGCCTCCTCCGGCGTCTTCTGGAGGTGGAGGCGGAGGCGGAGGCGGCGGAATCTACTACTATCCTCCGCCCAGCAACAGAAACTACCCGATGCCCCCGCCGCCGAACCCAATTGTACCGTATTTTCCTTTCTACTACTACAACCCTCCGGCGGCGTCAACTTCTACGGCGGCACCTCGGAGGGGATCGTGGTCGGTATTGGCGGGTAGTTTGTGTTGGGGTGTGGTGATGTTATTGGTCTga